CCACGGACCGTTCGACCACCGTCGGAGCCAGACTCCGACAAGGATCCCGAACTGTCATCGGTTCGCTCACCACCGTCGGAGCCGTTAGCATCCGCGTAGACGAACGGAACGAGATTGTACGTGTGTGCCGTGTGTGGATCCTCCTCCGTACCCATATCGTCGGCGTTGCCGTGATCTGCGGTAATGAGGACGTTCGAGCCGGCAGTCTGAAGCGCGTCCGTCAGCCGACCGAGTTCCGTATCCACGGCCTCGACGGCCTCGATAGCGGCCTCGTAGTCGCCGGTGTGGCCGACCATGTCGGGATTGGCGTAGTTGAGCACGAGCACATCCGGATCGTCGGATTCGATGGCGGAAATCGCGGTGTCGGTCACCTCGGGCGCGCTCATCTCGGGCTGGAGATCGTAGGTCGGCACGTCCGGACTCTCGACGATCTTCCGGATCTCGCCGTCGAACTCGACCTCGCGGCCACCGTTCAAGAAGTAGGTGACGTGGGCGTACTTCTCGGATTCGGCGATCCGAAGTTGGGTCTTGCCTGCGTCGGCGAGCACCTCGCCGAGGACCTGTTCAGGCTGGTTCGGCGGGTAGGCGATCGGGAGGTCGAACGTCTTGTCGTACTGAGTCAGCATTACCACCTCCGTCTCCGGAGGGTCGGTCTCGAACTCGCCGGCCCAGTCCTCGGGACGAATGTCTGCGAGCATCCGCGTGAGTTGGCGAGCGCGGTCGGATCTGAAGTTGAACCAGACGACCGAGTCGCCATCCTCGAGCGCCGGCTGGCCGGTTATCGTGGTCGGCTCGACGAACTCGTCCATCACGTCCCGGTTGTAGGACGCCTCGACGGCCGCGACGGCCGACTCGGCGGTCCAATCACCCTCGCGCTCGACGATGGCGTCGTAGGCGCGCTTCGTCCGGCCCCAGTTCTGGTCGCGATCCATCGCGTAGTACCGGCCCGAGACCGTCGCCACGTCGCCTGTGCCGTGTTCGTCGACGACATTCTCGAGCGTGGCGAGATACTCCCGCCCACCCGTGGGCGACGTGTCTCGCCCGTCGGTGAAGGCGTGAGTGACGGCCTCGACGTCGCGGTCAGCCGCCAGTTCGATCAGCGCGTGGAGATGTTCTTGATCGGCGTGAACCCCGCCGTCGCTGACGAGACCGAGGAAGTGGACTCGACCGCCATTTTCGCGGGCATGGTCGAAGGCCGCGTTGATCGCGTCGTTCTCCCGGAAGGAGCCGTCGGCAATCGAGTCCGAGATCCGCGTGTACTCCTGGTGGACGACCCGTCCGGCCCCGATGTTCAGGTGGCCGACCTCGCTGTTTCCCATCTGGCCGTCGGGGAGCCCGACCCGTCGGCCCGCGACCTCGAGCGAGCCGTAGGCACCTGTCTCCGCGAGTCGGTCAAAATTCGGTGTTGCGGCCGCTTCGACCGCGTCCCTGCTCGTCCCATCGCCGAGTCCCCAGCCGTCGAGGATGATCAGCGCTGCGTCCATGTGCGAGGGGTCACCTGCGCTCCGTAATTAGCTGTCGTTGTCGGGTGACGGCTCCGTCGCCGACGAGCTGGACCGGGGTGCGAAGTCGTCGGCCGCCCCCGGAATCGGCATCGATCAGCCGTCGGTCGACACTCGAGTCGAGCAGGTACGGGCAATGGTGACCGAAGCCCGCTGAAATCGCGGTCACTCGCTCGAGGACGCGTAATGCGTTGTCGTCGACGGGCCGTTCCCCCGCGGTACTCGTCGTCCGCTATGAGGACGCCTCGAGTAGCAATTTCAACCCTCTAGAGGTGTTCATATTGGTATGTTAGGATAGACGAATGTTCATTCAGAACGCGAAGCAACTCATTCAATATCGCCTTACTTTCCTTGTCGGCAGGGGGTTCGTCCAAGGACACGCTGGAGTGTGGGCGTTCGCTAATCCTGTTCGCGAATAATGTCAGAACGATTCAGTAATAATTAATTATTGTCACACTTCTATTTCCAGTCAACAAATACTAAAGATTTGATCGAATGTGGGTCCGTTTGCAATGTCATCAGGACGAAACGGGAAGGAAGGTGGAACAGGTCGACGACAATTCCTTCGAACCACAGGTGCAGCGGCGCTTGGCGCGAGCGTCGTCGCAGCCGGATCCACAGGAGCGTCGCCGAACAATACCAACAGCAACCCGCGGCTCGAGCTCGTCGGGCATACCACACTCGGTCCGCGCGACGGTGCGAATACCCACGCCGCGGTAAACGAGGATCTCGACCTCGCGGCGGTGGGGTCGTTCGTCTCGGTCGACC
Above is a window of Natronorubrum tibetense GA33 DNA encoding:
- the gpmI gene encoding 2,3-bisphosphoglycerate-independent phosphoglycerate mutase, with the protein product MDAALIILDGWGLGDGTSRDAVEAAATPNFDRLAETGAYGSLEVAGRRVGLPDGQMGNSEVGHLNIGAGRVVHQEYTRISDSIADGSFRENDAINAAFDHARENGGRVHFLGLVSDGGVHADQEHLHALIELAADRDVEAVTHAFTDGRDTSPTGGREYLATLENVVDEHGTGDVATVSGRYYAMDRDQNWGRTKRAYDAIVEREGDWTAESAVAAVEASYNRDVMDEFVEPTTITGQPALEDGDSVVWFNFRSDRARQLTRMLADIRPEDWAGEFETDPPETEVVMLTQYDKTFDLPIAYPPNQPEQVLGEVLADAGKTQLRIAESEKYAHVTYFLNGGREVEFDGEIRKIVESPDVPTYDLQPEMSAPEVTDTAISAIESDDPDVLVLNYANPDMVGHTGDYEAAIEAVEAVDTELGRLTDALQTAGSNVLITADHGNADDMGTEEDPHTAHTYNLVPFVYADANGSDGGERTDDSSGSLSESGSDGGRTVRGGGTLADIAPTMLELIGLDQPPEMTGESLLE